The following proteins are co-located in the Deltaproteobacteria bacterium genome:
- a CDS encoding XRE family transcriptional regulator, with amino-acid sequence MSRFERANSLSRLLRRIRRENDWTLAAVAEKTGIAVSTLSKIENNQTSPNFDVLTRLCEGIGLDLSELVGGAGFATFAHGSRTVNREGDGIVYDAARGQYCVLSGELAQKALLPMLVRLPKETRVPKVVEGHAGEEFLYVVNGPVKFYMEPYSALLLQTGESVHFDGRIPHGFVAAGEDDAVILAVCEAARFEREKA; translated from the coding sequence GTGTCGCGGTTTGAGCGGGCGAACAGTCTCAGCAGGTTGCTCCGTCGGATACGGCGTGAGAACGACTGGACACTGGCGGCGGTTGCCGAGAAGACCGGGATCGCCGTCTCCACGTTGTCCAAGATCGAGAACAACCAGACTTCGCCGAACTTCGACGTGTTGACGCGCTTGTGCGAGGGGATCGGGCTGGACTTGTCGGAACTGGTGGGCGGCGCCGGCTTCGCGACGTTCGCGCACGGCTCGAGGACGGTGAACCGGGAGGGGGACGGGATTGTGTACGACGCGGCCCGGGGCCAGTATTGTGTGCTGAGCGGCGAGCTGGCTCAAAAGGCTCTCTTGCCGATGCTGGTGCGACTGCCCAAGGAGACGCGCGTGCCGAAGGTCGTCGAGGGCCATGCGGGGGAGGAGTTCCTGTACGTCGTCAACGGGCCGGTGAAATTCTACATGGAACCGTACAGCGCCCTTCTCCTGCAAACCGGCGAGTCCGTGCATTTCGACGGTCGTATTCCCCACGGCTTCGTGGCCGCGGGCGAGGACGACGCGGTGATTCTTGCCGTCTGCGAAGCCGCGCGGTTCGAGCGCGAAAAGGCCTGA
- the maiA gene encoding maleylacetoacetate isomerase, which translates to MKLYGYFRSSASYRVRIALSLKGLDYDLQPIHLRRGDQRATDYLAQNPQGLVPALVDDGKVLTQSLAIVEYLEERFPEPALLPGGAADRAWVRALAQVVACDIHPINNLRILQYLENDLELDDGARAAWARRWIEDGFGAMEAMLKDDPRTGDYCFGDNPTLADVCLVPQVFNSQRFAVDMGRFPTLARIHDNCMRLSAFKDQAPERQPDAE; encoded by the coding sequence ATGAAACTCTACGGCTACTTTCGGAGCTCGGCGTCCTACCGGGTGCGCATCGCCTTGTCGCTCAAGGGCCTGGACTACGACCTTCAACCCATCCATCTGCGCCGCGGGGATCAGCGGGCAACGGACTATCTTGCGCAAAATCCCCAAGGGCTGGTCCCGGCGCTGGTGGATGACGGAAAGGTGCTCACGCAATCCCTGGCCATCGTGGAGTATCTGGAGGAACGGTTTCCGGAACCGGCTCTGCTGCCGGGCGGGGCGGCGGACCGGGCGTGGGTGCGGGCTCTGGCGCAGGTGGTGGCCTGCGACATCCACCCGATCAACAACCTGCGGATCCTGCAGTACCTGGAGAACGACCTGGAGCTGGACGACGGCGCCAGGGCCGCGTGGGCGCGCCGGTGGATCGAGGACGGCTTCGGCGCCATGGAAGCGATGCTGAAGGACGACCCGCGCACCGGGGACTACTGCTTCGGAGACAATCCGACGCTCGCCGATGTCTGCCTCGTCCCGCAGGTCTTCAACTCGCAGCGTTTCGCCGTGGACATGGGCCGGTTCCCCACCCTGGCGCGGATCCACGACAACTGCATGCGCCTTTCCGCGTTCAAGGACCAGGCCCCCGAACGACAGCCCGACGCCGAATGA
- a CDS encoding XRE family transcriptional regulator: protein MRAIPRSHDVGQALHRLRRENGWTLATVSGKTGVAVSTLSKIEKNQTSPNYDVLVRLCEGLEMNLAEFFQAGSGSAFAQASRTVNRLGDGLRYQSPHGEYLVLSAELAKKVMAPRLIRVPKGGETPAVVASHAGEEFVFVLSGTVKFFMEPYRSIVLKTGESVHFDARMPHATVAEGDRDALVLVVSQTDVNLTEKEYTGQG, encoded by the coding sequence ATGCGCGCAATACCACGCTCCCACGATGTCGGACAGGCGTTGCACCGTCTCCGGCGCGAGAACGGCTGGACTCTTGCCACGGTGAGCGGGAAGACCGGCGTCGCCGTGTCCACCCTGTCCAAGATCGAAAAAAACCAGACGTCTCCCAACTACGACGTCCTCGTTCGCCTGTGCGAGGGCCTGGAAATGAACCTGGCCGAATTTTTCCAGGCTGGAAGCGGTTCCGCGTTCGCCCAGGCGTCCAGGACCGTCAACCGTCTGGGAGACGGGCTCCGGTACCAATCACCCCACGGCGAGTACCTTGTGCTGAGCGCCGAGCTCGCGAAGAAGGTCATGGCGCCTCGGTTGATTCGGGTGCCGAAGGGCGGCGAGACGCCGGCCGTTGTCGCGTCTCACGCGGGAGAAGAGTTCGTTTTCGTTCTTAGTGGAACAGTGAAGTTCTTCATGGAACCGTACCGTTCGATAGTCCTGAAGACGGGGGAATCCGTGCACTTCGACGCGCGGATGCCACACGCAACGGTCGCGGAGGGCGACCGGGACGCGCTGGTTCTCGTGGTTTCGCAAACGGACGTCAATCTGACGGAGAAGGAGTACACGGGGCAAGGGTAA